In Gammaproteobacteria bacterium, the genomic stretch AGACGATGCATTCGGCCTTGTGGGCGAGCGCCTGACGCTCCTCGTCTGACATATCGGGGCGGATGCACACCCAGATATCGAAGTCGCTGGTGTCGGAGTACGCGATGGTGCCGCTCGATCCCATCAGGTAGATCGCCTGGATGTCGAAACGCCGCTGGGCACGGCGCTGATAGGTGAAACTCTTGAACAGGCGCCGTGCGGCCTCGATGCAGCGATTGCCGGGCGTGTACTCGGCGACCCCCGCAGGCGTCTTGCTGGACAGGTAACCGGGCAGCACGGGGTGGTTGATGTGGAACAGCAGCGGCAGCAACTCGAAGAAAATCTTCTGGCGATCACGCAGACTCTGGTAGACGCGCTTGAGGCGATCGTTGTTGATTGCCATGAAGCGGCGCTTGATGGTGCGCAGCTCCATGCCGTCGATGTTCAGGGCCTGGTCGTCGAGCGGCGTTATTCCGTGCGCATCGGCCGGCCTCGTTCCGGGGGGTGTGGGCATGGCCCGCCTACAGCGCGACGGCCGTGCCGCCGCGCGTGCTGCGCGCCTGCTCGAGTGCCGTGTGCGCCCGGCGCAGCAGCGTGGCGGCGTCGTCCGTCTTCTGTAATTCGACGACACCGTAGGCCGCCCAGGTCGAGTCCTTACCCTCGAATTCATGGCTCAGGCGCGCACTGAGCTTTTCGGTGAGCCGGAGGGCGTCGGTCTGGCGGGTCTCGGGCAGGGCGATGATGAACTCGTGGCTGTTACTGATGCCGATGATGTCCGCCCAGCGCAGTTCATCCCGGAGTACCTTGCTCACCTGCACCAGGAAGGCGGGCTCGGCCGGCTCTCCGTAAGCATCCATCATGAGCAGGGCCAGCGGGCTGTTGTAACGGCGGCTGCGTGACACCTGAGGTTCCAGCGCGACCATGAGCCCACGCGGGTTGAGGATGCCGGTCGTGTGGTCGTGCAGGGCCTGGGCGTCCAGCACGGTCCGCAGCCGCTCGCGGTCGGAGATGTCGCGCAGCAGCCGGGCACGGACCGCCGCCGCGCCGGACGGCAGCGGCAGATCGATGGGTGCGAAATGGTGCGTCTGCTGGTTGTCGTCCCGGAACGTGAGCGCGTCACTCCCGGTCACCAGGTCACGCAACGGACCGGCGGGCAGCTCCCCGGCCCTGTGGGTGAGCAGTCGCAACGCCTGGCTCGCGAGCAGGGTGCGTGCGGCCGGGTTGAGTGCCACGATACGGTCGGCGGCATCGAACAACAGGATGGGGTCGGGGCAGCCGTCGATCAGAGCAACGGCCTGCTCCAGGACGAGATATTCCTTCATGGATGCTCCAGGTGCGAATGGGAGTGGGGCTAGCGTCCCGTCCTATAGCGACTGCGGGGGGCGCGGCTTGAGGCCCCGAGAAATGCGGGAATAGTTGATTTAGTGGAATTTTCCACTGTGGGGGGCGTCAGGAATCCGACGTCTCTTCGGGGTCATCGAGGGAATATTCGCGGGCCCGTCTGGCATCACCGCGTACGCGCTCGGCGGGGTAGCGCCGCTCGTTCAACTCGATCTTGTCGTTGGCCGCGGCGAGCAAGTCGATGCCGAGCTTGTCGGCGATGCGTACCAGATAGATCAGGATGTCGGCCAACTCCAGCCGCACCTCGGTGAGCTTATCCTCGGGGAGTTCGCGGCTTGCCGCCTGGGTCAGCCACTGGAAATGCTCGACCAGCTCGGCGGCCTCCGCGATCAGGGCCATGGACAGGTTCTTGGGCGAATGGAACTGATCCCAGTCGCGGCGTGCCGCGAAATCTGCGAGGCGCTGGCGGAGACCCTCCAGGCTGTCACCATGGGTCGGCACGATCATTGCTTTTACTTCGCTCCACTGTCTCTGGAAGAGGTTGCGAGCCGACATGCCGCGACGTCCGCCGCCCCGTCTCGCCGGGCGGCCGGCGCGATGGGGGATGGACCCGGCAGCACAGCGAATCGATGCCCGCAGGTCAACATAGCATAATCGCCCTTCTCGGCCTCGGTCTGAGTCTGGCGGCGGGCCCATCGATGTCGGCGGAGGTCCGCGGCGTAGTGACCCTGCAGCAGGCCACCGCGTTCGGCAGCCAGGCCGAGCCACTGCGATTTCCCGTCAGTGTCGCGCTCTTTCCGCTGGAAGGCCAACGTCTGCCGTTACAGCCGCCGGCACGGCACGACGTGATGCTGCAGGGGAATACGCTCTGGCCGCCCTACCTCGTGCTCCACCGCGGCGACCGGTTGCGCTTCCACAGCGACGATGGTCTCTACCACGAACTCTTTTCCCATACACCCCACCCTCGCCAGGGCAAGTCGTCCCTGGAGGTGCGGCTGGGGCCGGCCACCGTGGGCCGGGAGGCGAGCCTGAGCATGGACGAGGCGGCCGATTGGCATTGGTTTTGCCGCATCCACACCCACAGCTATGCGCGGGTGGATGTGGTGGACACGCCGCTGATACGGATGGTGCACCCTGGCGAGCTGTTTGAATTCAGTGGACTACCGTCGGGAAAATGGCGGCTTCGGATTGCGGCTCCGGGTGCGGAGACCCGCTACCTGGAGGTCCAAGCGCTCACCGCCCCACCGCCGCTGGAGGTCCACATCGCGGTCAAGGGTTTCGCACCCGGGGCCGGCGCGCTGCAGCCTCTGCCAAGCGTCGAACAGTTGTATCCGAGCCAGCCCGGGACCTGACGCCATGAACATCAGCCAGAAGAACACGCTGTTCGTCGTCATGCTGGTGGTCCTGGTGCTCGCCGGCGTCAGCCTGTCCGGCTACCTGCTGATCCGCGACCATGTCGAGGCCGAGGTCGATCGCGATCTGACGCGTGCGCAGCGGGTGTTCGTCGAGGCGCAGAAGCACGCCTTCGACCGGCTGGTGATGGCCACCCGCGGCGTCAGCCGGGAGCCGGCTCTGCTGGCGGCCGCGCTGACCGGCGATGCTGCGACCCTGCGCAGCATGCTGGAAGACCTCTATCCGCGCCCGGGCATCGACCTGCTCGCGGTGTTCCTGGGTCGCGGTCCCGGCGCGGCCTCGGCCGAGGGCCGCAAGCCGCATTTCACCTCGCCGCAGGTGCTGGCCTCCGAGCCTCTGCAACAGCTGGTCCGCGAGATCGGCGACGGTGCGGACGTCGCCTTCGGCAACGCCCTGGTGTTCGATACCTTCCTGCGCCTGACCGCGATCCCCATCGAGAGCCCGCTCGGCGGCGCCATCGGTGTGCTGGTCGCGGGCGAGGAGATCCAGCAGACCGCGGTTGATGGGTTGAAGCTGCTGGTGCGTGCGGACGTCGCGCTGTACTCCGGCAACCTGGTGCTGGGCACGACCTTGCCGGTGACTGCCGAGATCCTGGCGCAGCTGAGCTACGTCGATGGGCACCGCGCACCGTTGCGCTTCGATGCCGGCGGTGCCAGCTACATCGGGCATGTCTATCCGGTGCTGGCCGGCGACGGCCGGACGACCGTAGCGCATGTGCTGCTGGCGCATTCCGCTGACAACTACTGGGCACCCTACCGGGAACTGGGCAAGCGCGGCGTCGTCATCGCCGGGCTCATTCTCCTGATTGCGGCGCTGATCGGCATCAGTGTCAGCCGTGCCACGCTGACCCGTCCGATCATGGCCCTGGCCGAGGCCACCCGCCACATCGCAGCCGGTGATCTCACCTACCAGGTGCGGGTCCGGCGCCGTGACGAACTGGGGCAGCTGGCCAACTCATTCAATTACATGCTGGCCGATCTGAGCACCTCACAGACGGAGTTGGAGCGCAATCGCCAGCGTTTCCACGACTTCGCCGAGAGTTCTTCCGACTGGTTGTGGGAGACTGACCACGATGGCCGTCTGATCTATGTGTCGACGGGCGTGGTGGAGACGTTGGGCATAACGTCGGAGAGCTTCATCGGCAATACCTTTGCACAGATGTTCCCGCGCGATGATCTCACCGAGATCATGGGGCGCCTGCTGCCGACCGAGGATCACCACCGCTACCCCTTCAAGGAGATCGAGTGCAGCGTCACCCTGGCCGATGGCACACGGCGGTATCTGCGTCTCAACGGCATGCCGGTGCTGAGCGACGGGGTTCTCCACGGTTACCGCGGCACCACCCGCGACGTGTCCAAGTCCAAGCAGGACGAGGTGCGCCTCACGGTGCTTTCCAATCAGGATCAGCTGACCGGTCTGGCCAACCGCCGCCGCTTCCTGATCGACCTTGCCCACGAGATCCGCCATGCGCAGTCGCGCAACCGTTCGGGCATCCTGATGCTGATCGACCTGGATCATCTGAAGCTGATCAACGACACCGCCGGTCATTCCGTCGGCGACGAGCTGATCGTGCAGATTGCCGGAGTCCTCGGCCGTCTATGCCGCAACGAGGATCTGCTGGCGCGCCTCAGCGGTGACGAGTTCGCCATGGCCTTTCCAGGCATGGATGTGCCGCAGGCACAGGCCAAGGCACGAGACGTGCTGGATGCGATCATCGAACACCGGCCGCTGCACCAGGGCCGTGCACTGCGGGTGTCGGCCAGTATCGGCGTGGTGACCTTCCCGGAAGCGGGTGGCGACGCGGTTGAGCTGCTGGCCAAGGCCGACACGGCCATGTACGCCGCCAAGGATGCCGGTCGTAATCGCGCCAAGTTTTATGTCGAGGGCGACATGGCGCGCGAGCGCATGGGTACACAGCTGGCGTGGAAGACCCGCATCGTCGAGGCGCTGGAGAATGATCTGTTCGAGCTGGTTTTCCAGCCGATCGCCGCACTCATCGACGGCACGGTGCATCATTTCGAGACGCTGGTACGCATGCGCGACCGTGACGGCGGCAGTCTCATGCCGGGCAACTTCATCCCGACCGCCGAGCAGTTCGGGCTCATCGGCCAGGTCGACCGCGTGATCGTGGCCAAGGCCTTGCGCTACCTGGCCGCCCTGTCGCCGGAATTCGGCTCCGTGGGTATCTCCATCAATCTTTCGGGTATGTCCGTCGGTGACGACGAGGTGCTGAGCCTGATAGAAGGTGAGCTGCGGGAGACCGGTGTCGATCCGCGGCGCGTCACCTTCGAGGTGACCGAGACGGCCGCCTGTGCGCACATGGCCAAGGCCGCTGAATTCATCGTGCGCATCCGCCAGCTTGGTTGCCACATCTCCCTGGACGATTTTGGTGTCGGGTTCTCATCATTTTCCTACCTGAAGAATCTGCGCGTCGATACGCTCAAGATCGACGGCAGCTTCATCCGCGACATCACCCGCAGCCGCGACGATCAGCTGTTCGTCAAGGCGCTGGTGGACGTTGCCCGCGGCATGGGGATACGCACCATCGCCGAATTCGTCGAGACCTCGGACTGCATGGATCTGCTGCGCCGCCTGGGCGTGGACTACGTGCAAGGCTACTTCGTGGGCCGACCGGCGCGGGCCATCACCCAGATCAGGCTGGGACCGCCGGGCAGCGGTGAGAAGGGTCGCGCCGCGGCCCGCTAGCGTGCGAAACCGTGCTCACGACAACGCACGGAAGTCGTGGCGTATGGGTCCTTCGCCGGCATGCCCGTGCCCAGCCCCGACCGGCCCCTAGGTCTGCAGCCGCACCCGGCCCTGGGCCACCGCTGCGCGCACCCGGGTCGGTGCGGTACCGCCGAGGTGGTCGCGTGCCGCCACCGAGCCTTCCAGCGTCAGCGCCGCGAACACGTCGGCGGTGATGGCGGGTGAGAACCGCTGCAGTTCCTCGAGCGGGAGTTTGGACAGGTCGCGCCCGAGCTCGATGCCGCGCTTGACCGCCTTGCCGACGATCTCGTGGGCGTCACGGAAGGCGGCACCCTTGCGCACCAGATAATCGGCCAGATCGGTGGCGGTGGAAAAGCCGGCCAGCGCGGCTGCGCGCATGCGCGCACGCTGTGGCTGCACGGCGGGCATCATGTCGGCGAACACGCGCAGGCTGCCCTTGACCGTGTCGACGGCGTCGAACAGCGGCTCCTTGTCCTCCTGGTTGTCCTTGTTGTAGGCCAGCGGCTGGCCCTTCATCAGCGTCAGCAGAGCGATGAGGTGACCGTTGACGCGGCCGGTCTTGCCGCGCACCAGCTCGGGCACGTCGGGATTCTTCTTCTGCGGCATGATGCTCGAGCCGGTGCAGAAGCGGTCGGGCAGGTCGACGAAGCCGAACTGTGCCGAGGTCCACAGGATCAACTCCTCGGAAAACCGCGACAGATGCATCATCAGGATCGCGGCGAAGGCACAGAATTCGATGGCGAAGTCGCGGTCGCTGACCGCGTCCAGCGAATTTTCGGCCGGCCGGTCGAAGCCCAGCAGTTCCGCGGTGTAGGCGCGGTCGATGGGATAGGTGGTGCCGGCCAGTGCCGCGGCGCCCAGCGGCATGACGTTCACCCGCCGGCGCAGGTCGCGCAGCCGCTCGTGGTCGCGGTCCAGGTTCTCGAACCAGGCCAGCAGGTGATGGCCGAAGGTCACCGGCATGGCGACCTGCAGGTGAGTGAAGCCGGGCATGATGCTGTCGGCCTCGCGCTCGGCCAGGTCCAGCAGGCCGGCCTGCAGGCGGCGCAGTTCGGCGGCGATCAGGTCGATCTCAGCGCGTAGGTACAGGCGCAGATCGGTCGCGACCTGATCGTTGCGCGAGCGCCCGGTGTGCAGTTTCTTGCCGACCGGGCCGATACGTTCGGTCAGACGCGCCTCGATGTTCATGTGCACGTCCTCCAGGGCGACTGACCACTCGAATTCGCCGTGCTCGATCTCGCCGCGGATCGCCGTCAGGCCGTCGACAATGGCGGTGCACTCGTCCGCGCGCAGCACGCCCACCTTGGCCAGCATGCGCGCGTGGGCGATGGAGCCGGCAATGTCGTAGGCGTAGAGGCGCCGGTCGAAGCCCACCGAGGCGGTGAAGGCCTGGACGAAGGCATCGGTGGATTCACTGAAGCGGCCGCCCCAAAGGGTAGTACCTGTGGGGGTGGTCCCTGTGGGCGTACCGCCCGTAGGGGTGCCGGCAGGTTTGTCGCTGGGCATGGTCGGTTCCATATGGACAACAGGGTAAGGCAGCCGAGTATAACCAAATCATGACCGGATCCGGCAAGGGCGCAAGGGCGCATCAGGCGGTGTCGAGGCCGAACCACATGGCGGGAGCGGGCATCCGCGCGACGCTGGCACCGGCGTTGGCACCGACGCTGGGTGAGACCTTCTTCCTGCCCAATTTCTGCGGCATCCGCGTGGTGTTCGCGGTGGTCGTGGTGGCGCAGCTGCTGTCCTTCATCCTGGTGCTGGCCTCTCCCTGGCAGGGTGACAAGTGGGGCGAGTTGGGGCGGGTGTCGTTGTTCGTGCAGTGGGTCGCGCTGGCGAGCGCCGCGGCGCTGTGCGTACTGCGGCCCTGGCTGGCTCAGCTCAGTGCCCTGGCTGCCGCGCTGATCAGCTATCTGTCGTTGCTGCTGGTGACGGTGGTGCTGAGCCTGGCGGCGGTGCGCTTCACCGGCCCGTTGGAAGGAGGTACGGACGGTTCGGACTTCGTGCTGCGCAATCTCGCCATCAGTGCCGTGCTGAGCGGCATGGTGCTGCGCTACTTCTATGTCCGCCACCAATGGGCGCAACAGGTCGAGGCGGAGGCCCAGGCGCGCATCCAGGCGCTGCAGGCGCGCATCCACCCGCATTTCCTCTTCAACAGTCTGAACACCATCGCCGCACTCACCGTGAGTAACCCCGTGCTCGCCGAAGAGGTCGTGCAGGATCTGGCGGAGTTGTTCCGGGTCACCATGCGTGACCTGCGCGAGCGGGTGAGCCTGCAGCAGGAGCTGGATTTCACCCGCAGCTATCTGCGCATCGAGTCGCAGCGTCTGGGCGGTCGCCTGCGCGTCGATTGGACGCTCAAGAATCTGCCCTTGCAGGCGCACGTCCCGGCCCTGATCCTGCAGCCGCTGGTGGAAAACGCCGTGTATCACGGTATCGAGCCGGCCGCCGCGGGCGGGCGGGTGCACGTCCTCGGCACCTACAATCGGGGCGTGCTGCGTCTGGAGGTGCGCAACCCGCTGCCGCCGCCAACGACGCGCCGGCGCAGCGGCGGTGGCAACCGTATGGCGCTCGACAACATCCGCGAGCGGCTGCAGCTCGCCTACGGCCCCGCGGCACGCCTGGAGATCGATCAGCGCGAGGGCCTTTACCGGGTGCGGGTGCTGTTTCCCCTGCCCGCGGCGGACGAGGTCGTGGCGTGAGGGTGCTGCTGGTCGACGACGAGCCCCTGGCCCGCGAGCGCCTGCGGCGTCTGCTCGCGGACCTGCCCGGCTGCGAGCTGTGCGGGGAGGCCGGTGATGGCCGCGCCGCCCTGGAGTTGTGCGACCGCCTGACGCCGGATGTGGTGCTCATGGACATCCGCATGCCCGGCATGGACGGGCTGGAGGCCGCGCGCCACCTCGCCGGCCTGCCCGCCCCGCCGGCAGTGATCTTCACCACCGCCTTTGGCGATCACGCCCTCGAGGCCTTCGAGGCCTGCGCTGTCGATTATCTGCTCAAGCCTATCCGCAGCGAGCGCCTGGCCGGTGCGCTCGGTAACGCGCGGCGCCTGACCCGGGCCCAGGCCGCGCAGCTGGATACCGACAGCGGCGGCGCACGCAATCACATCTGCGTGCGCGTGCGCGGCAATCTGCAGCTGATCCCGGTCGCCGACATCCGCTATTTCCGCGCCGACAACAAGTATGTAGCCGTGCGCACCGGCACGGGCGAGTACCTGATCGAGGAATCGCTGAAGACGCTGGAGGACGAATTTGGGTCGCGTTTCCTGCGCATCCACCGTAACGCCCTGGTCGCGGTGGACTTCATCACCGGCCTGGAGAGGGCCGCCGAGGGCCAGTGCGGCGTCGCCCTGGCCGGCATCGACGAGCGCCTCGAGGTCAGCCGCCGCCACCAGGCGGATGTGCGTGCCCGGCTGACGGCGTGACGGGGGGAGCGGGTAGACCCCAAAGTCGAAAACCGACGACGGAAGACACGGGCGGTCTTGAATGTCCCTCAGGGCACCTCGCCGCGCACCCGGCTCAGCGCAGTGTCGATATTCTGGTCGAGATAGCCGCCGTAGAACTCGAGGGTATTGATGCCGACCATGCGGTCGGTGAGTTCGCGGCCCTGCGGGTCGAGGAAGAGCACCGTCGGGACTACCGTGACCTGGTAGCGGCTGGCCAGCCGGCCACCATCGATACGGCCACCATCGAAGTCGACCAGCACCCCGGCGTTGTCTATCCTGACTTTCCGAATCAGTACCTTATCGTCGTAGTCGCCGCTGATGAGCATGGGCTTGAGGAACCACTCCTCGAGCTGTCCGCAATAGCCGCAGGTCGATGAGGTGAACGCCAGCAGGATCGGCAGTGAGCGGGCCCCCGCGGTTCGGGCGTCGGCCTCCAGATCATGGATCTCGATCACCTCGGGCACGGCCGCCGCGCTCAGGGTGGGCTGTATCAGCCACGCCAGCGCACAGACCAAGACCTTGAGATACTTGAGCTTGCAACGGACTTCACGCACTCGCTATCCTCCCCGTCTGGGCATCGCCGTGGTCCACGTCGGGCGATGCCGTTCAGCGGTACATCGGGCGCCACTGTGTGGCCGGACCGCTCCCACTGTCAAATCACAGCGCAGCCCATCATGCCCCAACCCGTTTTGCGTATCGCCACCCGAAAGAGCGCCCTGGCCGTGTGGCAGGCCGAACATGTCCGCCAGGGGCTGCAACTCCACCACCCTGGTCTGCAGGTCGAACTGGTCACCATGACCACGCGCGGCGATCAGATCCTCGACAGCCCGCTGGCCAAGGTCGGTGGCAAGGGGCTGTTCGTCAAGGAGCTGGAGCAGGCCATGCTCGATGGCCGGGCGGACATCGCCGTGCATTCCATGAAGGACGTCCCCGTGGACCTGCCGGAGGGGCTGGAGCTGGCCGTGATCCTGGAGCGCGAGGACCCGCGGGATGCCTTCGTGTCCAATGAGTACACCGCACTGGCGGCGCTGCCGCAGCGGGCACGGGTGGGCACTTCCAGTCTGCGGCGCCAGTGCCAGCTGCGGGCGATCCGCCCGGACCTGGTCCTCGGCGATCTGCGCGGCAACGTCAACACCCGCCTGGAGAAGCTCGACCGCGGCGACTTCGATGCCATCATCCTGGCCTGCGCGGGTCTGAAGCGACTGGGCTTCCAGAGCCGCATTCGCGAAGAGCTCGGCCCCGAGGTGCTCCTGCCGGCCATCGGCCAGGGCGCCATCGGCATCGAATGCCGCGTCGGTGACAGCGCCATCCACGACTATATCCGGCCGCTGGGGCATGCCCACACCCGTGACCGGCTGCGTGCCGAGCGGGCGCTCAATCAACGCCTGCAGGGCGGCTGTCAGGTACCGATCGCGGGCTATGCAGAGCTCGATCAGGGTGTGATCGTGCTGCGCGGCCTGGTCGGCCGGCCCGACGGCAGCGAGCTGGTCCGCGGTGTCATCAGCGGCCGGCCCGAGGACGCCGAGGAGCTGGGCGAGGTGCTGGGCGACGATCTGCTCGGCCGCGGTGCGGACGTCATCCTGCGTGAACTCTACGGCGAACACTGAGCGCGGGCCGCTCGCCGGGCGCAGCATCCTGGTGACGCGTCCCGTCCACCAGGCGGGTGAGCTGTGCCGGATGATCGAAGTCGCCGGCGGCCGCGCCGTGCGCTTTCCGGTGCTGGACATCCTGCCGGCGAGCGATCCCGCCGGCGTGCAGGCCGCCCTGGCCCGGCTCGGCGACTACGACCTGGCGATCTTCGTCAGCACCAACGCGGTGAGCCATACCCTGGCGGCACTGACGCCGCGGCCCTGGCCGCCGCAGGTGGCGGTCGCCGCCGTCGGCAGCGCCACGGCGCGGGCGCTGACGGCGCAGGGGCTGGAGGCCATCCATCCACCCCACGAGTTCACCAGCGAGGCGCTGCTGGCGCTGCCGGCCTTGCAGCAGATGGCGGGACGGCGCGTACTGATCCTGCGCGGCGACGGTGGCCGCGAACACCTGCGCGCGGCGCTGCTGGCGCGCGGGGCGCGGGTCGACTATCTGGAGGTGTACCGGCGCGCGCAGTCCGCGGCCGATCCCACCGCACTGCTTGCAGAGTGGCGCCGTGGGATCGACGCTGTCCTGCTCGCCAGCGGCGAAACTCTGCGCCAGCTGCAGGCGATCATTGGTACACTCGGGGAGCCGTTGCTGCGCACCGCCACGCTGGTCGTCGCGCATGCGCGCACCGCCGAGCTGGCGCGCAGCCTGGGCGCCGGCGGAACGATCGTGGTGGCCGCTGATGCGACCGATGCCGCGATGCTGGCGGCCGTGACGCGGCACCTGGCGGCCGGCCCCGCGCGCGACGCGCATGGAACCTGAAAGCTATATTTGCCACAGAACACATGGAAGGTGCCGCAACACCGGACACACTGCGGTGGTGGTTCACCCCCTCGGAGGTGCTGCAGGTATCCGGGTGGTGCGTATCACCAGATCCGTGTTTTTCCGTGTGATTTCGTGGCAAATACGGGTCTTTCACCTTGAATCATGAGCCGGATCGAAGCATGAGCGAAGAACAGCAGAATCACCCACCGTCCGCGCCGGATACTGGTGTGACGCCCACCCCGCCGCCGGCGTCGACAGACCCATCGGCGCCGCCCGCGGCCACCACCACGTCCCGTCGCGACTATGCGTTGCCACTTGCCGTTCTTGCCCTGCTGAGCTCGGCCGGTATCGGTGTGGGGGGTTATTTCATCGGGCACGAGGTGCATCGGCTCGATGCCGTACAGCGCGAGGTGCTCGGCCGGGTCGACGACCGCACACAGGCCTTCGATCAGCGCCTGGCAACCTTCACCGGGCGTCTCGATGACGAGCTCGCGGCCAGTGAACGTGCCCGCCACACGCTCGAAGGCGAGCAACGCACGCTGGCCGCGGCGCAAGTGGCGCTGGAGGGGTCGCTGGGCACGCTGCGTGCCCAGCTCGGCCGCGGGCAGTCGGGCTGGGTGCTGGCGGAGGTCCAGTATCTGCTGCGGGTGGCCAACCAGCGTCTGCAGCTGCAGCGCGACGTGGGCACCGCCGTGGCGGCATTGAGCAGCGCCGACCAGCGCCTGCAGGAACTCGCCGACCCCGGTCTCAATCCCGTGCGCGAACAGCTCGCTCGCGAGATTGCGGCGCTGAACGCGGTCGCCCAGCCGGATATCCCCGGCATCGCCCTGGCCCTGGACAGCCTGGCGACCCGGGTCGCCACCCTGCCGCTCAAGGACACCCGGCCGAGCCACGGCGCCGAGGTGGAAACCGAGCCTGGCGGTGCGGCACCGACGGCGAACGACTGGCGGCGGCTGCCGGCGCTGGTCTGGCGGGAACTCAAGCGTCTGGTGGTGGTGCGCCGCGATGCCACGCCGGTTGCAGCGCTGCTGGCACCCGAGCAGCAGTATTTCCTGCAGCAGAATCTGCGGCTGCAGCTGGAGAGTGCGCGCCTGGCGGCGCTGCAGGCGG encodes the following:
- a CDS encoding uroporphyrinogen-III C-methyltransferase, whose protein sequence is MSEEQQNHPPSAPDTGVTPTPPPASTDPSAPPAATTTSRRDYALPLAVLALLSSAGIGVGGYFIGHEVHRLDAVQREVLGRVDDRTQAFDQRLATFTGRLDDELAASERARHTLEGEQRTLAAAQVALEGSLGTLRAQLGRGQSGWVLAEVQYLLRVANQRLQLQRDVGTAVAALSSADQRLQELADPGLNPVREQLAREIAALNAVAQPDIPGIALALDSLATRVATLPLKDTRPSHGAEVETEPGGAAPTANDWRRLPALVWRELKRLVVVRRDATPVAALLAPEQQYFLQQNLRLQLESARLAALQAAPEPYQASLRTARAWLDTYFAGDDPRVTAVLGRLAQLAEIDVRPALPDISASLRQLRQQIRLAELAGGRGRPAAESGPDAAPDAGSDTSSDTGTDAGPGSDADAGTAP